In Phocoena phocoena chromosome 19, mPhoPho1.1, whole genome shotgun sequence, a genomic segment contains:
- the CCR7 gene encoding C-C chemokine receptor type 7: MDLGKPMKSVLVVALLVIFQVCLCQDEVTDDYVGDNTTVDYTLYESVCFKKDVRNFKAWFLPVMYSIICFMGLLGNGLVMLTYIYFKRLKTMTDTYLLNLAVADILFLLTLPFWAYSAAKSWVFGVHVCKLIFGIYKISFFSGMLLLLCISIDRYVAIVQAVSAHRHRARVLLISKLSCVGIWLLAVVLSSPELLYSGIQRSSTEPALRCSLITERVEALITIRVAQMVVGFLIPLVAMSFCYLLIIRTLLQARNFERNKAIKVIIAVVVVFVAFQLPYNGVVLAQTVANFNITGGTSCELSKQLNIAYDVTYSLACIRCCVNPFLYAFIGVKFRSDLFKLFKDLGCLSQERLRQWSACRHARRSSMSVEAETTTTFSP; encoded by the coding sequence GTGTGCCTGTGCCAGGATGAGGTCACGGACGATTACGTCGGAGACAACACCACAGTGGACTACACGCTGTACGAGTCCGTGTGCTTCAAGAAGGACGTGCGGAACTTTAAAGCCTGGTTCCTCCCGGTCATGTACTCCATCATTTGCTTCATGGGCCTGCTGGGCAACGGGCTGGTCATGCTGACCTACATCTATTTCAAGAGGCTCAAGACCATGACCGATACCTACCTGCTCAACCTGGCCGTGGCGGACATCCTCTTCCTCCTGACCCTTCCCTTCTGGGCGTACAGCGCGGCCAAGTCCTGGGTCTTCGGGGTCCACGTTTGCAAGCTCATCTTTGGCATCTACAAGATTAGCTTCTTCAGCGGCATGCTTCTGCTTCTATGCATCAGCATCGACCGCTATGTCGCCATCGTCCAGGCCGTCTCGGCCCACCGCCACCGTGCCCGCGTCCTTCTCATCAGCAAGCTCTCCTGCGTGGGCATCTGGCTGTTGGCCGTGGTGCTCTCCAGCCCAGAGCTGCTGTACAGCGGCATTCAGAGGAGCAGCACTGAGCCAGCACTGCGGTGCTCCCTCATCACCGAGCGCGTGGAGGCCCTGATCACCATCCGGGTGGCCCAGATGGTGGTAGGCTTTCTGATCCCCCTGGTGGCCATGAGCTTCTGCTACCTCCTCATCATCCGCACCCTGCTCCAGGCGCGCAACTTCGAGCGCAACAAGGCCATCAAGGTGATCATTGCCGTGGTCGTGGTCTTCGTAGCCTTCCAGCTGCCCTACAACGGGGTGGTCCTGGCCCAGACGGTGGCCAACTTCAACATCACCGGCGGCACCAGCTGCGAACTCAGCAAGCAGCTCAACATCGCCTACGATGTCACCTACAGCCTGGCCTGCATCCGCTGCTGTGTCAACCCTTTCTTGTACGCCTTCATCGGCGTCAAGTTCCGCAGCGACCTCTTCAAGCTCTTCAAGGACCTAGGCTGCCTCAGCCAGGAGCGGCTCCGGCAGTGGTCCGCCTGCCGGCACGCCCGGCGGTCCTCCATGAGCGTGGAGGCTGAGACCACCACCACCTTCTCCCCATAG